The window TAACAGAGTTGTAATCAAATTGACTTCCAGCTGACAGAACTAAATGATACAAAGGAAATAAACCTCAAGAAAAATTGCTCACTTGCAACTACTCTGCATATGCGGATTAAAATAAACTAATTAATGGGAAGATGGAACATGCTCAACATGTACACATGCTTCTTTGTAAACGGAAAGCAATAAACATAGTACGTCTAGTGAATGACCCTGAAGACTGATGATGTCAGACAGTCCTGTTTCTTCATTCCTTCAGCAGAATTTAGTTATGCTGATATTTATGACACCACATAAAATTTGTTCATTATAGAATAATACATGTTGTGGATTCTAGTTGGGAAACTGACAAGGCCATGAACAAACACAAGGCGGGAAGAAAGTTCACAATGCTTCAAGAAAAGTAGCATGTGAAGATGCAACGACTACTTAAGTATCTGCATGTAACTGGATTTCCAAAAATGTAGATGCAACAACTACATTTAGGGCATTTGCTTTCTATAAAGTGCTAAAGAAATGGTACTCTCAAATAGAAAACTACCTAACTTCAGCAACCTGACCTATGGCAAAATGATTATAAACCTACCAGAAGCGGACAAGAAAACCAACAAGGCAAATATTGAGATACTTATGGAAACAGTGAACTGCAATTCCTGCTATCCAAGAAACTGACAGCTAGTACCAAACATGTTTAATTAAAGCAGCTGCTAAAACAAGCTTGTATGGTCTCTAAGTTATCCGCTAAGACAATGGAAATTTGGACATACATTTGTTGTCTTGTCATACCAAATCAGTAGGCAGATTTTGAGAGCGGAGATCTCCACAAAGAGCAAATAGTAATATGAAGTTAAATTAACTGAAAATTCCCTCAGTTCTGAAATGATATGGTTAAAACAACTTACTTTTGGCCTGATCTCTAGCATTATTACTGACACTTGTGGTTTCAAATGGTGAATTTCTAGAGCAAATTGAAACCAGGTTAATAACATATATCAATTCCCTCTTTCAGCTGAGTACTTCGCTTAAAATCATTCCCAACCTACTCTCAACCAAAGTTGAAGTGAAATCAATGGAATTTGTTCAAAAACCCATTGTTTAAAATCAGTTTCCACCACAACAAAAATAGAAGGCATATTCTTCTTTTAACTCCAAAATACAACGCTATTTTCTTCATAGATCTACAAAATATTTCATGTTTCGTTGCAAAAGCAAGAAATAAGCTCTATCACACACGGAAATAAGACAACAAACTCATTCGCAGTTCTGGATATTTAGCAATTACAACCACTAGGCACAATCTAAGAGCATAATAAGCTCATCCACCAGGCTGACTAAAAACTCCGATTAGATCCATACTGATTCCCTCCTTTGCTAATCAACCCAGTTAACTTGTACATCAATAAAATTGTACATCAAATAGCCATCCTCCTTTCACATCAGCTGAGAGTTCTCATTCATATATTTTATTTCCAGAAGGCTTTTCCTTCCCTGTAAACTAGCGTTAGAACTACTAATTGACAATAGCCACTCGCAGAAaccagtttataagcatgaagtcTGGCAACAGAATTCCAAACTCTAAGACTTCCTAGCTATACATTAAACTAGAAGAATAATATATTAATCATCAAACTCCTGTTAACATACCTCAGCTGTTCCATGAGACTGGAAATGGAAACCATCAATTTCCCTTGAAGAAATTAAGTTATTCCTTTCTGTAGATGTGTTGACTTTAATGTGTGGCCAACATACTTGAGCAAGAACACTGATGACAATAAAAATGCATGCTCCAGCTAAGGTAACAAACAGCATCTTCAATGGTGAACTCTGCAAATAGTTACAGTATGATTGTACATAAGTAAAACTAACTACATCATCAGATGATTCTGCATTGTGCAAGTGCCAGATATAGTAACCAACAGGGAAAGCAAGAAGATGATTCTAAAGAAATTTATGTAGTGTGAAATATCACTAAAACTTCACAGGGACCAGATCTTCCCAGATACAGGCTGCTTTAATTTTTCTTAACTTAAAAACACAGAAAAGTAGAAACCAACAAGAGGAGGGGTTGGTTGCGTAGACACCTTATTCATCGAGATAGTTGATGATTCAGTTATTAAACTGCAGAAAAGCTGTTTGTCAGGGAGTGTGTATTTGTCTTCATAGTACATGTCAAGAACATTTGCAAGTTCCACCTGCATTAAATTGTCATTATTAGCATTGATACTCTGGTAACATGTCAATATATATGGCTTAGAAATAAACAAATTTCAATATATTGTAAAACGCAATGATGGAAACATGTCTCTCACAAGCAACCAATTGAATCTCATGCACCTGAAAACCAGTAAAGTAGTTTAACAATGACTTTACATGGTCCTATCTTCTACTTCGTTTTTTGAAATCATTTCAATTCTTGGTAAATTTTGGAAACAAAACAGTTGTTCTTCCAAAATTAGGAGGCAAATAACCTCTAACCATAATATTCCTAAACCTTGTTTATAACCAATAATCACTCTTTCCACCTTCCCCTTTTCTTCTCCAACTCTCACCCAATTGCTTCTATCAAGATCAAACCACTTCCTTTCCAAGCAAATGAAAACAATATAAGTGTTCCTACTTTTGAAGCATGACATACAGAAACAAAATCAACTTTTGACACGTTCTACTAGATTATACTTTAAAGAACATGGACTATCATAACATTACAGATTTTACCATAGTATAAAcatatatcttaatattcatcatAAAATACAAGTTAGCTAATTAGTTACACATGGAGTAGATGAGCAAGGGTACAAGGGAAAGGATAAATATACCATTTGGTAATGGGTCAAGAGAACTTCCCACCTATTTTCGGCCATCTTGTGTCCTCCTTCAAGCTTTGCATCCTTAAAAGTATTGGTATTTATTTGCAATCTGTATGCAGGAACAAACTCATTCGTCCAAGAACTCAATCCAGGACCCCCAGCTTTCTCCAATCTTATATAATTGGGTGCCATCCACCAAGGGTGTTGCATTTTCCTCTGACCATAAGAGGCCCTTCCATCGCTCAAGTTAAATTTGTCCACCTGGCTCATCGCGTTCCTCACTATCTCACATTCAGCAATTTTATACACACATATGGAAGAATCAACGGAGCAGTTTCCTTGGGGCTTCTGTAACCAACCAAACATGTAGCTCAAACGAGAACCATCGGACTCTCCAAAGTGCCTCCTTTCAGTTCCTTCTAGGGCGCAGGAAGAGACAGCCTCAGCAAGAGCAGAAAGGAACTTTACATCCGATGAGCTCACAGTGAAATCAGCTGGGGTCTGTTCAATTGATCAAACAGATTTGCACAGAATGACCAAACCAAAAGAGAAAATCacaaacagaaaaaaaaacaaaaaaacaaataatGTGTATTTAGAACCTCTCTAGGGCTTGCAAGATCTTCCATTTTCCTCTCAGTCCCTGGACAAAACAATGAGAGCTTGAAACTCCAGACTTTCTGCAAGATGACTTGCCTGAAAGTCATCGCAAGTATATTCTTCGTCACGTTAGAATTCCCAGATAGAAAATCTGCAGTGAGGCTACTGCGCAATTTCTTGGCCTTCTCCTCCACCCTTTTAGCTGGCAAAAACTGTTAAAGAGGGCACTCTTAGACATCATATTCCCTAACATACACAGGTTAAAAGCACCCAATTCAACTGCAGAACCGAAAAACAAAATAAGGACAGGCTAAACTTTCCAGAACCATGTAACAAAACAAGCCAAGATCGGGGTAGATTCAAACGAACCAGCCTAGTGGAGACCGTGCTGCGCTCGTCGGCGCCGCCGGGGAACACGGTCTCGAGGACCATGGTCGAGGCGCCGGAGGAGAGGTGCTCTTCGGCGGCCGCACCgccgtcggcggcggcggcggttacGGCCTGCTCGGAGCCGACGGCGCCTATGAGGGTGAGGCTAGCGAGGTCGGCGTCGTAGGAGCGGATGGCGGGGAGGCGGGCATCGGGTCCGGAGGGGGCGGTGATGGCGCGGAGGAGCTCCTCGTCGGTGCTGGCGAGGGCAGCGATCCGGTAGCGGCGGAGGGGGCGGGGGACGAGGGTTCGTGTAGCGAGGGCGGAAGGGGAGGCGAGGAGGAAGCGGGCGCGTGGGGGGGGAAGATGGAAGGAGGGAGGGAGAAGGGACGTTTGGAGGAGGGGAAGTGGCATTTGGATGCGGGGCGTTGGGGACAACAAAACTGGGGGGTTTAGGGCTTCAATAATAGCTTCAATAAATAGGAGCAGAAGAAACTCCACACTTCTAACCCTTTTTTACAGATTTAGGGTTCTTGAGAAAAAATATTTGTTCCATAATATGCTtgacacaaaaaaaagaaaagaaaaatatcattaggtCATGTAAGAAAAAACAGGGTAAAGAATTAGGTCAAAGATTTAGATCAGTTGGGAGGTCCCATATCATTCTTTTTTAATAGCTCTATAAAGTTCTTGATTAAAGCAAATATATTATTTCCAAACTTTGTAAGAATGTGATATTTGGTTCACTCTACACACTTTTTGACATGTTGTGATGCTCTTCCCACCTCACAATTACCAATCACTTCACTTAAAGCAAAAGTGTAGACGAAAAAGAAACATCTATTTGGTAAAGAAAATGACTTACCATCATTTCATGTCAGGCATGAAGTTTGGCATCTGATTCCACCATGACATGCTGTATAACCTCATTTTCAACCACACAACAATTCCTCTCCTTTAATTAATCCTCACTCCCCAAGCTTCAATAGCAAGGATGGTGGTGTGATTAGGAATGGTGAGGTGGGACATCAACTCATCTCAAATGCAGCATTCAAATACATGAGAAAAGACATCTGGCTGCCACTGATCTAGCTCCAAAGCCAAGTTTGACTGACAGATCCAGTAACATAGATTTATGCTCCATGGCTAAATGGTTTGATCACTTAGATTTAGAGCAAATGGCTAAATCAGGGAAAAGAATACAATACTTTTCAATAACATTGACACTTGTTTTGAGCATCCTGTGCAGCTGCAACAATCCTAACCAGGGAATCTTCAATGCTTTGCTTGAATTGGTGAACTGCAAAATCTCTCATTTCCAAGCTAGAAAAAAAATTTACAGGGCAAAATTTTCAACAGAGACTTGTAATGTATCTGTTATATCAGCAATATTAACAATTGGGACTCACTTCAAAAGACCATCTTTATCAAACACTCTGTCAAACTGCACCTGCTAACATCAGGAGTCTCGAAAAGTATTCAACTGGTTTATAATCATAAGCATTACAAGCAGCACAAATCTATTTTTCCATTTTGCGGTAAGATCACTCGTCAGTCTATAAATACATCAACTGAGAGCTTAAAAAATAGGTAATATCTGGTTTCGTTTATTTCGATATCCAGGAAAAGCTCATTGTTGATAAAGAACCCTCCACCACAGCAGGCAGCTTGATTGAGAAGTCCCAATTGACAGAGAACCCCTTCATGTATGATCCTTGCAGAAAGTCCCTCCATGTGTATAACAGACAAAAGTATCAGAGTGCTCAAAGACTCAGCACATCACTTTGTACATTTATGATACTAGTGTAATGCCAGATGCCACTTCTCCTCTTTCCAGTTAAATGTATCTGGTGTTTTCCGACATCAATACAGTTAAATCATGGTTTCATCAATTAGTGCCTGTACAATAGTAAGGAAACTCAGTGACCACATGAAGACAACAAAATACTACTCATATAAATAGCAACCAATGGATGGACCCCATTTTCATGCTAGAACTGATTCAGCTGTCTTTGAAGTGAATAAATCATTTGGCATTATGCCATTGTATTAACCTATTTGACCCTCTCTTCTTTTGGCTGCTAAAATCTCCTGAATTATGTTCCATAATAGCCATTCAAGTCATCTACAGGTGTTTGGAATCTTCGCATATAAACAACACCATCACAAACGAGGGCTTTCTGATCCAAAGATGAATGTAGGCTTTCACCATTTTCCATTTGGTTGATGAAATTTAATGCTGAATACATGGTTTCAGCAGAATCCTTGTATTGAAATCTTGGCCTGCCCTTGGCGTATCGCTTGCTGTCCATAGTATTCTCAGCATTTAGCCTTCCCATCTGCTGCTGCAGATCAACAAGTGAATCGCTTGTTACTTTTCCTTTGATACTCTTCTTAGGATCAACAAGCTTGAGTTCTAGCCTATACAATGCACATGCATCACAATTGTTGATCTCATACTCATAGAGATGCCACTCATAGTGACGCAGCGGCTGAGGATCCATATAGTAGGACCTCTTGAGTCCTCCAAATTCCTTCATCACCTGCTTCCTTGATTCATGCCAACCACGACCACTGTAATCAGGTAATGATCTTTGTTTTCTGTTCCCACTCTCAAATGCTCTTCGAGGTTTGTCAAAAAAGAGCCATTCTCTTACTGATTCACCATTTAGAACTAAAAGATCAAAGAGCTCTGCAAACACAAGTAATCATCAGTTcgaaaaagaaaattcatgtcAACTTGTTAAACTATCACATCACATGTATTTTAGATGTAAGTTCGTCAAATAAAACAAAATTAGGAAATAAGAAAATGTGCCTGGAAGCTGGAAAAAAGTTACACATACATACCAGGCGCATTCCATGGAGATTTATTGGTTGCCGCCCCTTCACATTCTGGGATACCAACATTCTTTCCATGTGTCTTTGCAATTAAAGCCGCAAAGAGAGGACCATCCTTCAAATCGATACCACCAGGACGAAGCACTGGAGTCATACCAGGAGGTCCTTCATTCAGTGCTAGAGTTGCATGAAAGCTGCTACAGTAGTCTTCAAACCATTCTGATCCCCTAGCAGGCCTAGGGCAGTCCCAGAGTGCACATTTCGGCCTTAGGAAAGCCGAAGGTGGAGGGCATATTGCTGGGATGAATTCTGATAAAAATGGTGTGAGATCCCCTACATCAAAACCACCAGCATTAAAACCAAGAAATACACTTTGTGGTAATTCTTGATGCGGATtgtaatgatgaaattcaagattGTTGGCTTCTTCCAGGCAATGCAAAGCGGCACGCTGTGCTTCTATAGAACCGCACTTGAATTGCTGAGTCCCTAGGAATACATAATCTGGCATTTCCTGAGTCGGAGAATATTCCTGCAGAGTAATTTAAGATTCATGAGATGAACAATCCATATTCTGCATAAGAGTTGGATAACAACATTTAAGGTCACCAATTTTGTTTAACACAACGTAAATCGTATTTAGTATGCACACTGCATTGTGATGTAATacattaagatatatataatgacagctcttgcttctcaaactgataaaaaaaacaaaagtacAAACGATAGCATCATCCAACATATATCAAGTGTTCTTTAAGGTTTAGCCTTCTCAAGGAGCAACTTGAAAGAAATCCACTAAATTgtccaaaaatattaaaaataaagcaAATTAATACCAATGGCACAATAAGAGAGAACAAATAACACAAAAGTACATGAAAATCATTCAGGATGATGCTAATCCAAGACAAAAAAAAGCTAatcttgatttatttattttttttcctcattCAGCTCGAAGATCATTCCAAGCTAATGATGCAAAGCATTCAGTATGGCATGCATAAGTTCTgaataaaagaaaacaagaaatctGTTGTTATTAAACATTTTCCTTCCAGCACAGAGTAAATATGACATTCGTATCATTTTGTATTTTTCAACAAATATAAATACAGGTAAATAATTCAGCGAGCTTGTGTTGGAAGCAGATCAGGTCATATTAACTCTATGTTTTTCCCGTCTTAAGCTTCATACTTGTTGAGCAGCCATTTTCAAAGTCAGAAAAGGGATTAAATTATGCGAGCCTAAAGTGGCCAACAATCTCAATAGAAAACATACCAGAAGAAAGGGTCAGCCAATAGAAACAAGGAACCAGAGTAGCAAACTAGTGGCATGATAAAGATAGATGCTGATAAAATGACTACATCTTAACATAACCATTAGATCATAACTACCGATGATGATGATGTAATATCGATAATGTACAAGGTTCATGATAAAAGGCATAGATGCTGAAGAAATTACTGTATAATTGAAAGGAACCAATGATGTCAAAACTTCATGGTGAGCCTTGACAACATACAAAAATTGCGAGTGTGAGCGTTTCCATCACGGTAAGAATGCTCCTTTTTCAATTTGAAGGGCCAGAATTCGGGTCACAGAAACAAACTCTTTATTT of the Musa acuminata AAA Group cultivar baxijiao chromosome BXJ2-10, Cavendish_Baxijiao_AAA, whole genome shotgun sequence genome contains:
- the LOC135625335 gene encoding uncharacterized protein LOC135625335 isoform X1; the encoded protein is MPLPLLQTSLLPPSFHLPPPRARFLLASPSALATRTLVPRPLRRYRIAALASTDEELLRAITAPSGPDARLPAIRSYDADLASLTLIGAVGSEQAVTAAAADGGAAAEEHLSSGASTMVLETVFPGGADERSTVSTRLFLPAKRVEEKAKKLRSSLTADFLSGNSNVTKNILAMTFRQVILQKVWSFKLSLFCPGTERKMEDLASPRETPADFTVSSSDVKFLSALAEAVSSCALEGTERRHFGESDGSRLSYMFGWLQKPQGNCSVDSSICVYKIAECEIVRNAMSQVDKFNLSDGRASYGQRKMQHPWWMAPNYIRLEKAGGPGLSSWTNEFVPAYRLQINTNTFKDAKLEGGHKMAENRWEVLLTHYQMVELANVLDMYYEDKYTLPDKQLFCSLITESSTISMNKSSPLKMLFVTLAGACIFIVISVLAQVCWPHIKVNTSTERNNLISSREIDGFHFQSHGTAEIGGLCISVVERIKDALGWPGEVHFDADMGAWIGAVPSYLRNKDPSLRAVHVDEEQVKNLYNGDIQSQTEQSNSMVSPISNHVEHPNAEESSSRESLSGMNRADFHTTAQDIASFQVVLSGDGKIIGFQPTNRVAVNQWASNPLAKLLYGGRRLSPGLLEPSLKIPLPHEVVLLELLMSVNPESSFALARPIR
- the LOC135625335 gene encoding uncharacterized protein LOC135625335 isoform X2, with translation MPLPLLQTSLLPPSFHLPPPRARFLLASPSALATRTLVPRPLRRYRIAALASTDEELLRAITAPSGPDARLPAIRSYDADLASLTLIGAVGSEQAVTAAAADGGAAAEEHLSSGASTMVLETVFPGGADERSTVSTRLFLPAKRVEEKAKKLRSSLTADFLSGNSNVTKNILAMTFRQVILQKVWSFKLSLFCPGTERKMEDLASPRETPADFTVSSSDVKFLSALAEAVSSCALEGTERRHFGESDGSRLSYMFGWLQKPQGNCSVDSSICVYKIAECEIVRNAMSQVDKFNLSDGRASYGQRKMQHPWWMAPNYIRLEKAGGPGLSSWTNEFVPAYRLQINTNTFKDAKLEGGHKMAENRWEVLLTHYQMVELANVLDMYYEDKYTLPDKQLFCSLITESSTISMNKIGGLCISVVERIKDALGWPGEVHFDADMGAWIGAVPSYLRNKDPSLRAVHVDEEQVKNLYNGDIQSQTEQSNSMVSPISNHVEHPNAEESSSRESLSGMNRADFHTTAQDIASFQVVLSGDGKIIGFQPTNRVAVNQWASNPLAKLLYGGRRLSPGLLEPSLKIPLPHEVVLLELLMSVNPESSFALARPIR
- the LOC135625337 gene encoding transcription factor VOZ1-like; the protein is MRKRSGGVGGAVLHHHHRRWALREKAKNRVNDLQGMFADVQSAHKEGRSADAAVLEEQLHQLLREWKAELGEPSPAASAASSLPGNSRGPSDLSSYIRRMLQLNEEDDDATSKLAEPPLTSANPKDEPLDVLGPDVGELQSGGVAVFRGEYSPTQEMPDYVFLGTQQFKCGSIEAQRAALHCLEEANNLEFHHYNPHQELPQSVFLGFNAGGFDVGDLTPFLSEFIPAICPPPSAFLRPKCALWDCPRPARGSEWFEDYCSSFHATLALNEGPPGMTPVLRPGGIDLKDGPLFAALIAKTHGKNVGIPECEGAATNKSPWNAPELFDLLVLNGESVREWLFFDKPRRAFESGNRKQRSLPDYSGRGWHESRKQVMKEFGGLKRSYYMDPQPLRHYEWHLYEYEINNCDACALYRLELKLVDPKKSIKGKVTSDSLVDLQQQMGRLNAENTMDSKRYAKGRPRFQYKDSAETMYSALNFINQMENGESLHSSLDQKALVCDGVVYMRRFQTPVDDLNGYYGT